The following proteins are co-located in the Brevibacillus laterosporus DSM 25 genome:
- a CDS encoding MetQ/NlpA family ABC transporter substrate-binding protein produces MKKVFSTLAIGVLALSLAACGAGNKTDTNTATPQEGQPVTLKVGATAVPHAEILNEVVKPMLQKENINLDVVLFQDFVMPNTQLAEKELDANYFQHIPWLEKTNKEKGLDLTYVAGIHIEPMGIYSNKSKAYKDVAALPQGAVVAITNASAEQGRILGILEKAGLLKLKDGVDTNGTVADIVEKKIELKELEPAMLPRSIDDPGIDAAVINSNFAMEAGLKPTENSIYIEEGKDNPNVNVLATRQDNKDSEVIKKLAKAMTSPEVKDFIDKKYNGAVVFVGQLK; encoded by the coding sequence ATGAAAAAGGTTTTTTCTACACTAGCGATTGGGGTATTAGCTTTAAGTTTGGCGGCGTGCGGTGCTGGTAATAAAACGGATACTAACACAGCTACACCACAAGAAGGACAACCAGTAACCCTAAAGGTGGGAGCAACGGCTGTTCCTCATGCGGAGATTTTAAATGAAGTGGTTAAACCGATGCTACAGAAGGAAAACATTAATCTTGATGTTGTGCTATTCCAAGATTTTGTAATGCCAAATACACAACTTGCTGAGAAGGAATTAGATGCTAACTATTTCCAGCATATTCCTTGGTTAGAGAAAACAAATAAAGAAAAGGGTCTAGACCTTACGTATGTAGCGGGTATCCACATTGAGCCAATGGGAATTTACTCTAATAAATCAAAAGCATATAAAGATGTAGCAGCTCTTCCACAGGGCGCAGTAGTAGCGATTACGAATGCCTCTGCTGAACAAGGCCGTATTCTTGGCATTCTCGAAAAAGCGGGTCTGTTGAAATTAAAGGACGGCGTTGATACGAATGGAACAGTAGCTGATATCGTTGAGAAGAAAATAGAATTAAAAGAGTTAGAACCAGCCATGTTGCCACGTTCTATTGACGATCCAGGTATTGATGCAGCTGTGATTAACTCTAACTTTGCGATGGAAGCTGGACTAAAACCAACAGAGAACTCTATTTATATTGAAGAGGGTAAAGATAATCCAAATGTAAATGTGTTGGCAACTCGTCAAGATAACAAAGATAGTGAAGTAATTAAGAAGCTTGCTAAAGCGATGACCTCCCCTGAAGTGAAAGACTTCATTGATAAGAAGTATAATGGGGCAGTAGTATTTGTCGGGCAGCTTAAATAA
- a CDS encoding PqqD family protein, producing the protein MELTNSSMLRMHPLQKRQVNEEETIIGRPDKSEYIMLPTFAVEIIEMLDQGQTITQVAEEMERRFGEPVDVHDFALDLINEYQFVYTVDGTVVNEKEIRIDHFPWISERVGKVLFNKLTFSISIACFLSAVTLLFFQHEYFPVFTDIFSSPSLTASLLLAVVVNYLFLFIHETAHLTAVRSLGVGSRIGFSHRLFFPVAETNMSDIVLVEPHKRYTAYLAGMSGDALFFSIGVWLLYANDVGTIMLSDFMLSFIKLMNLNFLMALGFQFMFFMRTDIYYVFTTFFGCNNLFDNTQLFLRKFYRKWTPADQELWDTVDMREKQVIRWYSIFFLLGFCFALYFFFNFFLLQSIEIIRRITTDFLQYPILSWQFVDGILLLLLTLLPFGIVLWSWNRQRKMTRNVTRQVS; encoded by the coding sequence ATGGAACTAACTAATAGTAGCATGTTGCGTATGCATCCCCTACAAAAACGCCAAGTAAATGAAGAAGAAACCATAATTGGCAGACCCGATAAAAGTGAATATATCATGCTACCTACCTTTGCTGTTGAAATTATTGAGATGTTAGATCAGGGACAAACCATTACCCAAGTAGCTGAAGAAATGGAAAGACGCTTTGGTGAACCTGTCGATGTTCATGATTTTGCACTTGATCTGATAAACGAATATCAATTTGTATATACAGTAGATGGAACAGTAGTTAATGAAAAAGAGATACGCATCGATCATTTTCCATGGATATCCGAACGGGTTGGAAAAGTACTTTTTAACAAATTGACATTCTCTATCTCTATTGCCTGCTTTTTATCTGCTGTTACTCTTCTCTTTTTTCAGCATGAATATTTTCCTGTCTTCACCGATATTTTTAGCTCGCCGTCTTTGACCGCTTCTCTTTTGTTAGCAGTTGTTGTTAACTATCTTTTTTTGTTTATACACGAGACAGCTCACTTAACGGCTGTGCGTTCTCTAGGGGTAGGTAGTCGGATTGGTTTTAGCCATCGCTTATTCTTTCCTGTGGCAGAGACAAACATGTCAGACATCGTTCTAGTTGAACCACATAAGCGTTATACAGCCTACCTCGCTGGCATGTCTGGAGATGCGCTCTTTTTTAGTATTGGTGTCTGGCTCTTGTATGCTAATGATGTAGGAACCATCATGCTATCTGATTTTATGCTCTCCTTTATCAAATTAATGAACTTGAATTTCTTAATGGCTCTGGGCTTTCAATTTATGTTCTTTATGCGAACGGATATTTATTATGTATTCACTACCTTTTTTGGCTGTAATAATTTATTTGATAATACCCAGTTGTTCTTACGTAAATTTTACCGCAAGTGGACTCCTGCTGATCAAGAGCTATGGGACACGGTAGATATGCGAGAAAAACAAGTGATCCGCTGGTACTCCATCTTCTTTTTGTTAGGCTTTTGTTTCGCACTCTATTTCTTCTTCAATTTCTTCTTGCTTCAATCAATCGAGATTATTCGTCGAATTACGACTGATTTCTTGCAATATCCCATTCTCTCTTGGCAATTCGTTGATGGCATTCTCTTACTTCTATTAACATTGCTTCCATTTGGTATTGTACTGTGGTCATGGAATCGCCAAAGAAAAATGACCCGTAACGTAACCCGCCAAGTATCGTGA
- a CDS encoding HesA/MoeB/ThiF family protein: protein MEQKPILKEIHPIIKIGSDTLQFGQVSGFLNHIPDETGSIKTLIPLLDGTRTTKEIHQELVSKHPEVTFEELTEAITALNSLGYLEDKTWEETTTLSTAQKDRYRANIRFFSIYSDIDNPPSKIQEVLLQKRVTILGSGAFGSTLLSNFAGLGITNVRIADFDRVELSNLNRQLLFKEDDIGRLKIEVAEEFVTKRNSSMSVETIMKKISSATDVKELIAGSDLVILAADTPFFFIQRWVNTACVELGIPYIAGGVNLTEGTFYHIHPGKTPCLDCFHLHHYDQNPDHYEEEVKYLVDSGYHLPTATIAPNLAIITGIIASEACKILTGTSQVQSQGKFVSINFLTYETKILSEIERKELDCPTCGEGNRTLSIFSLEQPVEEVLS from the coding sequence ATGGAACAAAAACCTATCTTAAAAGAAATTCATCCTATTATTAAAATTGGATCCGACACTCTCCAATTTGGACAAGTATCTGGCTTTCTCAATCATATTCCCGATGAAACTGGGTCCATCAAAACATTAATTCCGTTACTTGATGGAACACGCACTACTAAGGAAATACACCAGGAGCTTGTCAGCAAACACCCCGAAGTCACATTTGAGGAACTAACCGAGGCAATTACTGCTCTTAACTCTCTGGGATATCTTGAAGATAAGACATGGGAAGAAACAACTACTCTATCAACAGCTCAAAAGGATCGATACCGAGCAAATATTCGTTTCTTTTCGATCTATTCAGATATAGACAATCCTCCTAGTAAGATTCAGGAGGTTTTATTGCAAAAGAGAGTAACGATTCTTGGATCAGGTGCCTTTGGCTCTACTCTCCTGTCTAACTTTGCTGGTCTAGGCATTACAAATGTCCGTATTGCCGACTTCGACCGTGTGGAGCTTAGTAATTTAAATCGCCAATTACTTTTTAAAGAGGATGATATTGGTCGATTAAAAATCGAAGTAGCCGAAGAATTCGTTACAAAACGCAATTCAAGCATGTCGGTAGAAACCATTATGAAAAAAATCTCCTCTGCTACTGATGTCAAAGAACTTATAGCAGGTAGTGATCTTGTTATTTTAGCTGCTGATACGCCCTTTTTCTTTATTCAAAGATGGGTAAATACAGCATGTGTTGAATTAGGAATCCCCTATATTGCAGGAGGAGTCAATTTAACAGAAGGAACTTTTTATCATATTCACCCTGGAAAAACTCCTTGCTTGGATTGCTTCCATCTGCATCACTATGATCAAAATCCAGATCATTACGAAGAAGAGGTCAAGTATTTGGTTGATTCAGGATACCATCTTCCTACAGCCACTATCGCTCCAAATTTAGCCATTATTACAGGGATTATCGCTTCTGAAGCATGCAAAATTCTTACAGGCACAAGTCAAGTTCAATCGCAAGGTAAATTTGTGTCGATCAATTTCTTAACGTATGAAACCAAAATTCTTTCAGAAATAGAACGAAAAGAATTAGATTGCCCGACCTGCGGCGAAGGAAATCGAACACTTTCTATCTTCTCGTTGGAGCAACCAGTCGAAGAAGTGCTTAGCTAA